The following DNA comes from Solanum stenotomum isolate F172 chromosome 11, ASM1918654v1, whole genome shotgun sequence.
GCTGATCTCGAAGAGAAACACAGGCAGGCAATTACCactataaaagaaaaggaatttcTGATATCTAACCTTCTAAAATCTGGTAAGCTTCATCCTCTATGCCTGGGGAAAGGAGAACTTTTTTGGCTTGTCATTTGGCTTGGGGAAGCAACGTATTTATGCCAAGTCTATTATTTTAACATATTCATAAAAGTGAAGTTGGGATATGGGTGtattacatttttcattaacattttcataaaagtaaatTTGGGATATGGGtatattacatttttcattaaCATTAGCAAATTTGGATGTAGCCATAATGATTTGGCAGTGAATGTGGGGATTTATGTAAAATAATTTCACAATTAGAGTAGTGCATGATATCTGGAATTGTATGTCTTCTACCAGAAAAAGCACTGGTTGAGCAAGCATTTGAACTTCGAGCTGAACTGGAAAATGCTGCATCAGACGTGTCGAACTTGTTTGCCAAGATTGGTGTGTATACACTATACAGTTCTAAAACTCAAATACATGATTAATTTTCTTGCTAAGAAAACAATGTTGCATCAAGCTCCTGCATACTGATAGTGGGTGATTTCAGAGCGCAAAGACAAAATAGAAGATGGAAACAGAGTTCTCATCCAAAATTTCCAATCCCAGCTGACTCAACAGCTTGAAGTCCTGCATAAGACTGTTGCTTCTTCAACCACACAACAAGAGCAACAACTCAAAGGCATGGAGGAAGACATGCAGTCCTTTGTTTCTACAAAGACTGAGGTATTCTGGACACAAATTTAGTTATTAGCCATGTTTCTAGAAAAATTGCATGACCTGATTCCAAAGCCAAAAGGAGATGGCAATATGTAGTTTtcagatattattttttttttttgataaagcaTAGTTTTCAGATATTATTTGTTGCAGTATTTaccaaatttatttaattagggagcatatataattatttgaacCTGCTCTTTTGACAGAAAAAAACTACATGCTTCATAAGTGTAGTGCTTCAATTGTCTAATAGGTTTACATATTTCTGGTGAAAATTGTATTCCTATTAACCAATATCACTTTCTTGTCTGATTTTCAGGCAGTGGAAGAGCTTCGAGGCCGTCTGGAGAACTTAAAAACCATGTTTGGTTCTGGTATCAAAGCTTTAGATGGTTTGACTGGGGAACTTGACGGCAATGCTCAGTCAACCTTTGACCGTTTAAATTGTGAAGTTTCTAAACATTCTTCTGCTTTAGGAGAGGTGTGTATCTTTTCTGCTGTTTTTAAGACATTCTGAGGAATTTGTTTCTTATCTCCTTTTTCCTGATGTAGCTTtttaaggagattgcttctgaGGCTGATACCTTGGTTAATGATCTTCAAAAAAGTTTACATGATCAGAAGGAGAAACTAATCACATTTGCACTACAGCAACGTGAGGTATCAATAGTTAACTATTTGTGAAGCACATATATTCTTTCAATGCTCCTTATCTGGATCTTTCTTTTTCCTGCACGAGTATAGCTTATAAACTTTGGATGCCTCTATATAGGCACATTGCGGGAGTATCACAATGTCAAGGTCCATTTCTCAGATTACTGGGAACTTCTTTAAGACTCTAGATATGCATGTGTCCCAGTTAGGTGAAATAGTGGAAGAAGCACAGACGGTCAGTGACCAGAAATTCTCTGAACTAGAAAAGAAGTTTGAGGTCAGTGACTTCATCACTAGAATATGACTTTTTATTAGACAATGTTGATATGCATTTGTTACCTCATTTTATTTGGTTTTCTCAATATTAGGAATGTGCTGCCAATGAGGAAAGACAAATCTTGGAGAAAGTGGCAGAGTTGCTCGCTGGATCAAATGCTAGGAAGAAAAAATTGGTAGGTCATCTAATAATGATAAAGATGTGCATCACAGTTCTCGATGTGGCTAAGATTGCACAATTCTAAACCTTAGAAAGATGATGATAAGAGTATCAACATGAGAAAGTTTATAGGTGTTGTAGAATGTAGACAGATTGGGACTTCCTTTTTCTTGTGTAGTTTTATATTTGAAATGTTTGGTTGATTGCTTGTAGTCAATGATCATTAGTAATAATTGGCTTATTATGATCAAGCAGAAAATCCTGTATCCTGAATCACAGTCATTGATTGGCTATAATCTACTTTTGGTTGCAAAAAACTAATTGACTTTTGTATGGCTTCCTTCTGTAGGTTCAAACTGCTATCGATGACCTTAGAGAAAGTGCCTCCAACAGAACTAACAGACTGAAACAAGAGATGTCAACCATGCAAGATTCAACTTCTTCAGTTAAAGTCAAATGGACTGCTTACATGGACAAGGCTGAATCACACTATCTTGAAGATACTGCTGCTGTGGAAAATGGGAAGAAAGAGATGGAAGAGGTGCTACAGAATTGGTATGTAAACTCAGCTGATATATTCCACACAGATATCTTAGGAAAAACTTTGTTCTTTGGTGTTTGTAAGTGTATCATCCTTTCTGTGCTAACATGGAAATATGCAATGTGCAGTGTGCAAAAGGCTAAATTGGGAGCTACGCAATGGACAAATGCTCAAGAGTCTTTATTAGACCTAGAGGAGAGAAATGTTGCGTTTGTCGATGAAATTGTTAGGTCAGTTGGTTCAGTGACTGTTCACTACTTCAGTTTCATAGTGGTGATATTTTACTTAGACTGTTACTCCCGACGTTTTCTGCAGGGGAGGAATGGATGCAAATCAAGCATTACGTGTAAGATTTTCATCTGGAGTGTCATCCACTCTTGAAGACACTGATGCTGCTAGCAAACACCTACTGTCATCTATTGACCGTAAGCTATCTAGAGTTACACGTTAATAGTTTTAGCTTTTTTGTCTTTCAATTAATTTGATCAACACATGCAGATTCTTTACAACTCGACCGTGATGCTTGTGCAAACCTTGATTCTACGATTGTTCCTTGTTGTGGAGAGCTGCGAGAACTAAACAGCGGACACTACCACAAGGTTGTTGAAATTACAGAGTACACTGGAAAAAGTCTTTCACAAGAATACATGGTAAGGGCGTTACCtcaaattttacatttagtTTGTTTATAAGGACTATGTTCTAAGTCTATATTTCAAAttcctattatttatttataataggTTGATGAACCGTCGTGCTCGACTCCTACAAAGAGACCATTTAATCTTCCAAGCGTTGAGTCTATTGAAGAACTAAAAACTCCCGCTTTCGAAGAGTTGTTGAATTCATTTTGGGATGAAAAATCCTCAAAGCTATCAAATGGAGATGTAAAGCATAGTATAGAGATAGAGGTAGTAGATCCTTCTTTACGAGATTCAAGAGTTCCCCTTACTGCTGTAAATTAGAAGAGTCCACTCCAGACTACAATTACATACATCATAATATATGGGCAATTAAGGAGGAGACTGGAGAGTTGTACATAATATGTGTCTTGAATCTCCATCTTCTCATCTATACACGTAGCAGATAATTTATCcctattctttttatttaatttgagtGATCGAAATATGTAATGTTTGTGCTGAACATGTTAGTTTGAAGTGTGTCCGTGGATGCAATATTGATAGAGTTTGTAAATTTCGTTTGCAACTTTTAGCAAACAATACATTGTATACTGAGATTTCAACTCTTAACCTGTCTTATAATTGCAATGCAAATCATCAGATCATGTACTGTGGGAGTAGTATTTAACATTGTTGCTTGCATCTCTAATCAAAGAGACTCAATATTGCTGATAGTACAGAAGCTAACCTCAGGGCGAAAAcccgaaaaagaaaaaaaaataaaaaaatccaaCGTTTGATCATTTCAGGCCTCGATTTTGAAGTATGAATGCAGTTAAAGGAACATGGGGAGGCTTGATCACAAGACCAacttattttcatttatctcatcTAATAATAACTAGATTAATGTTACATACGAGAGGGTATCATAACATATGGACTCTGCTGCTTCTCAATGCAGAACAGTGATTAGGCTTCAGCATTCTCGTATTGTATGAATATGCCACGTAAATATACTGTATACACTGAAAAAAATGGAACGAATGAAAAAGGGATAGATAAGAAGACAAGGCTAAATgagacttaaaaaaaaaagttgtgcaGCTGCAAGCCTGCCGTCTACATATTGAGGCTCCCCTTTTTTCCTTGTTTTAACTAAGAACGAATCTACATTTGAACTGTCATGGCCAAAATATACCATCTTAGCGGACCAGCATggccaaaaaaaaaactgaaccGTTGAAGTGGATGATGAATTTCACTGAGTACAATTGGACAGTATTTTTTGTTAGAGCCATCTGACGGCCGAAAGTTCCTGTCTCTTCAGGTAGGTAATATATAAGGCTTTTCTGCAGGAAAGACCAAATGAACAGTATGTTAAGGAGGAAAAATAAAACAGTATAATTCCAACACTCTCCCCCTTCCCCCAGGCGGTGGAATCAACCAAAACAATGAATCGAATCCTCAAACACCCTCATAAAATGAAATCCAAATTTATAACTTCCTGGCCTAAATCACCATCTATAAATAAAGAGTGCCCTGTCAGTTTACTACTTCTCACGACAAAAACAGAAAGAGACTAAAAACATGACGAAAGACCAGGTCAAGTTGCTCGTATAAGCTAGCTCCTCAGGTACCAAAAAATGAGCCCTTTTATATTGCACTGAAAACCAGCAAACCTTGTGCTTCAACGAAAACGAGTAAACTGAAATTACCATCAAAGTTCTTATGGCCACTATTTTACCTAAAAAATTCCCacataaaaaaatgtcaacTGACAGAGACTTCCATATCAGACAATTACAAATCAATGTACAGTCAAATAAACCAATCAACCacactaaaatttcaaataagttTGCATAGCATAATGAACTAGAAATACTAGTTCACAGCTTCGGGAGAGTATCAGGAAGAAAAGGAAGATGAATGCATTGGAAAAGGTAACAGGTAACTTCCAAAATGTGAAATGGATCAAAGTACCTGGAAGCTTCTGACAGAGCTCTTTCCACAATCAAGCTGGTGGTTCTCCACCACATGTTTCATCAACAAAATTATCAGTAGAGTTTTGCTGACATAACAACTTATTTCCATCTCCAGGAGTTGAGCAGAGAGTATCCCAATCCATCAGAGAAGAACCACAATGCATAGCACCTTGTTCTGACATATGGCTGCTCTTAATATTGCCCTCTACATGATCCTTACCATCCTCATAAGTAAGGTCTGTTCGATCCTCATCCACATTTGAGGGCTCAGCATTGGGATCTGAGCTCAAATCAAAACCATTTTGTTCCCCTGTCCCATTATAAGCTACGGTTACTGCTCCTTGATCAGATGGTTCAgcaacttctttcttttgccTCTTCCATTTCTTTGTAGATGAAGTACCATCatcctcaaaatcttcttcttctctatcTCTGTGCAAGTAAACCCAGAGCTTCTTCTCATTATCAAACTGTACACAAGGATCACGTTCATAATGCAAACGATCCAACGCACCACTAACAActtgattgacttgagcatcaGAAACCTCTTCCACAATATACTGTGAGTCTCTGATTAAAGTACAAACATCTGCTCTAGTCCCTGTGCTGCCAGGCAACCTAGCAGCTGCATCTCGCACAAGACAGAGAATCGTTACATGGGCAGGGCGATCCTTTTTAAGCATGAAGTGATCACGAGCTTTTGACGTTGGCTTGCCACCGCACCTTCTCAGAGGAGCAACAATTGATTTTTTCCCATCAATAGCAGTGTAGGAGAAGGCCCTGTCAGGTATTGAATACCTAAGGAATTCCTCTTTACGGAAATACTCTCTAACTTCTTCGGAGCTTGGGCCAATGGTACTCAGACTCTTCTGAGCTCGCAAATCTCTGAACCTTTCCTTCTCATCTAGATTATATTGCATCAATGACAACGGAGGGTCAGGGAGACTTCCTATCTGCCGTAGCGTCTCCTGACCATTTTTCAGCCAATTGGCAAAAGAATCAACCAACTTGACAAGCATTTTGTG
Coding sequences within:
- the LOC125843731 gene encoding kinesin-like protein KIN-5D, producing the protein MESSQSQLQRRGGGLASMSPSHTPRSSDKVVRDLRSGEGNVNGRHDKEKGVNVQVILRCRPLSEDEIRLHTPVVISCNEGRREVSAIQNIANKQIDRTFAFDKVFGPTSQQKDLYDSAIWPIVFEVLEGYNCTIFAYGQTGTGKTYTMEGGARKKNGEFPSDAGVIPRAVKQIFEILEAQNAEYSMKVTHLELYNEEITDLLAPEECTKYVDDKSKKPIALMEDGKGGVLVRGLEEEIVSTANEIYKILEKGSAKRRTAETLLNKQSSRSHSIFSITIHIKECTPEGEEMIKCGKLNLVDLAGSENISRSGAREGRAREAGEINKSLLTLGRVINALVEHSGHIPYRDSKLTRLLRDSLGGKTKTCIIATISPSVHCLEETLSTLDYAHRAKNIKNKPEINQKMMKSALIKDLYSEIDRLKQEVYAAREKNGIYIPRDRYLQDEAEKKAMSEKIERMELDFESRDKQFMELKELYNSQQLLTAELGDKLEKTEKKLQETQHTLADLEEKHRQAITTIKEKEFLISNLLKSEKALVEQAFELRAELENAASDVSNLFAKIERKDKIEDGNRVLIQNFQSQLTQQLEVLHKTVASSTTQQEQQLKGMEEDMQSFVSTKTEAVEELRGRLENLKTMFGSGIKALDGLTGELDGNAQSTFDRLNCEVSKHSSALGELFKEIASEADTLVNDLQKSLHDQKEKLITFALQQREAHCGSITMSRSISQITGNFFKTLDMHVSQLGEIVEEAQTVSDQKFSELEKKFEECAANEERQILEKVAELLAGSNARKKKLVQTAIDDLRESASNRTNRLKQEMSTMQDSTSSVKVKWTAYMDKAESHYLEDTAAVENGKKEMEEVLQNCVQKAKLGATQWTNAQESLLDLEERNVAFVDEIVRGGMDANQALRVRFSSGVSSTLEDTDAASKHLLSSIDHSLQLDRDACANLDSTIVPCCGELRELNSGHYHKVVEITEYTGKSLSQEYMVDEPSCSTPTKRPFNLPSVESIEELKTPAFEELLNSFWDEKSSKLSNGDVKHSIEIEVVDPSLRDSRVPLTAVN